A genomic region of Pseudomonas abietaniphila contains the following coding sequences:
- the soxR gene encoding redox-sensitive transcriptional activator SoxR, protein MRSADTPLVNRELTVGQLSARSGVAITALRFYEAKGLISSQRNAGNQRRYPRDMLRRVALIKTAQRLGIPLASIQSALDTLPADRPPTTEDWNRLSERWKADLDERINRLTALRDQLNGCIGCGCLSMEACPLRNWGDSLGESGAGPRLLDQD, encoded by the coding sequence ATGCGAAGCGCCGATACCCCGCTGGTCAACCGCGAACTCACTGTCGGCCAACTCTCGGCGCGCAGCGGCGTGGCCATTACCGCGCTGCGGTTCTACGAAGCCAAGGGTCTGATCAGCAGCCAGCGCAACGCCGGCAATCAACGTCGATACCCTCGCGACATGCTTCGTCGCGTGGCGCTGATCAAGACCGCACAACGCCTGGGGATCCCGCTGGCCAGCATCCAATCGGCCCTGGACACATTGCCCGCCGATCGCCCGCCGACCACCGAGGACTGGAACAGGCTGTCCGAGCGCTGGAAAGCCGACCTGGACGAACGGATCAATCGCCTGACGGCGCTGCGCGATCAACTCAACGGTTGTATCGGCTGCGGCTGCCTGTCCATGGAAGCCTGCCCGCTGCGCAACTGGGGCGACAGCCTGGGCGAAAGCGGCGCCGGACCGCGCCTGCTGGATCAGGACTGA